In the Malania oleifera isolate guangnan ecotype guangnan chromosome 1, ASM2987363v1, whole genome shotgun sequence genome, one interval contains:
- the LOC131151890 gene encoding G-type lectin S-receptor-like serine/threonine-protein kinase At4g27290 isoform X1, with the protein MDIICSLFVSIELLYVLPKISYAADTISASQPLSDGRTLISKQGSFELGFFSPGDSGEKYVGIWYKNIPVKTVVWVANRDKPINGSAGALMINTAGSLILHDQNGSIVWSSNASSLKLPQNPVLQLLDSGNLVLRNEKDDNSESYLWQSFDYPSDTLLPGMKLGSDLSTGLNRQLSSWKNPDDPSAGEFTYRIDLYSYPDAAVWKLSSKYFRCGPWNGLRFSGVPELKPNPVFEFSFKSNQEEVYFTYDLKNKSMVSRLVLNQTSSSIERYVWIEDEQFWKLYASTPKDNCDVYGLCGAHGTCVISESPICQCLEKFKPKSPEKWNIMDWSEGCIRNTPLNCGNTDGFNKFTGLKLPDSANTWVNESMTLEECRAKCLKNCSCMAYTNADIRGGGSGCVMWFDDLTDMRQLAANGQDLYIRMPASELDHEGQSDRRAVKMLVIIAATIGSVCAILIFCYYIWRKVNVQERRENSGEAGNEDLELPLLDLATVTSSTNNFSDDSKLGEGGFGPVYKGTLADGQEIAVKRLSKNSGQGLKEFKNEVILIAKLQHRNLVRLLGCCIQGEEKMLVYEYLPNKSLDSFIFDQTKCKRLDWNRRFHIICGIARGLLYLHQDSRLRIIHRDLKASNVLLDHEMNPKISDFGMARPFGGDQTEGNTNKVVGTFGYMAPEYAVDGLFSIKSDVFSFGVLLLEIVTGKKNRGFFHPNHSLNLLGHAWTLWKEERPLELIDGLYEDSSSLFEVLRCIHIGLLCVQQHPEDRPIMSYVVLMLGSDGALPQPKQPGFFINRNPLEEVDSSSSKNKSYSANEISVTLLNAR; encoded by the exons ATGGACATTATCTGTTCTCTATTTGTAAGTATAGAATTATTATATGTCCTCCCCAAGATCTCTTATGCAGCGGACACCATTAGTGCTTCCCAACCTTTGAGTGATGGCAGAACCTTAATTTCCAAACAAGGAAGTTTCGAACTGGGGTTCTTCAGTCCGGGTGATTCCGGGGAAAAATACGTGGGAATCTGGTACAAGAACATCCCGGTTAAAACAGTTGTTTGGGTAGCAAACCGTGACAAACCAATCAATGGCTCAGCTGGTGCGCTGATGATCAACACCGCTGGCAGTCTCATACTTCATGATCAGAATGGGAGTATTGTTTGGTCATCAAATGCAAGCTCGTTGAAACTACCCCAGAACCCAGTACTGCAGCTACTGGATTCTGGAAATCTCGTCCTAAGAAACGAGAAAGATGATAATTCAGAGAGTTATTTGTGGCAGAGCTTCGACTATCCATCGGATACTTTATTGCCGGGAATGAAACTAGGGTCGGACTTGAGTACTGGTCTCAATCGGCAGCTATCATCTTGGAAGAACCCGGATGATCCGTCTGCAGGAGAATTCACTTATAGGATAGATCTTTACAGTTATCCTGATGCTGCTGTGTGGAAACTCTCCTCCAAGTACTTTCGGTGTGGCCCGTGGAATGGCCTTCGATTCAGCGGCGTCCCTGAGCTAAAACCAAACCCAGTTTTTGAGTTCAGTTTCAAGTCTAATCAGGAAGAGGTGTACTTCACTTATGATCTAAAAAATAAATCTATGGTCTCGAGGTTGGTCTTGAACCAAACCAGCAGCTCAATAGAGCGCTATGTGTGGATTGAAGACGAACAATTTTGGAAGCTCTATGCGTCGACACCAAAGGACAACTGTGATGTCTATGGCCTGTGTGGTGCTCATGGAACTTGTGTGATCAGTGAGTCACCCATCTGCCAATGTTTGGAAAAATTCAAGCCTAAATCACCAGAAAAATGGAACATAATGGACTGGTCTGAAGGATGCATACGCAATACGCCATTGAACTGTGGGAACACTGACGGGTTTAACAAATTTACAGGCCTGAAACTGCCAGACAGCGCAAATACTTGGGTGAATGAAAGTATGACTCTTGAGGAATGCAGGGCCAAATGCTTGAAAAATTGTTCTTGTATGGCTTATACCAACGCGGACATTAGAGGAGGAGGCAGCGGCTGCGTTATGTGGTTTGATGACCTGACTGATATGAGGCAGCTTGCTGCTAATGGTCAGGACCTCTATATTCGAATGCCTGCTTCGGAATTAG ACCATGAAGGGCAAAGTGATAGGCGTGCGGTGAAGATGCTAGTGATAATAGCTGCGACCATCGGTTCAGTCTGTGCCATTCTTATATTCTGTTATTACATTTGGAGGAAGGTAAATGTCCAAG AGAGAAGAGAAAACAGCGGAGAAGCTGGGAACGAAGACCTGGAACTACCTTTATTGGACTTGGCTACAGTGACTAGTTCTACTAATAACTTCTCAGATGACAGCAAGCTTGGAGAAGGTGGTTTTGGACCTGTCTACAAG ggtaCGCTGGCAGATGGCCAAGAAATTGCAGTGAAGAGGCTTTCGAAGAATTCTGGACAGGGATTGAAGGAGTTCAAAAATGAAGTAATACTAATTGCCAAACTTCAGCACCGAAATCTGGTTAGGCTTCTCGGTTGTTGCATTCAAGGGGAAGAAAAGATGTTGGTTTATGAGTATTTGCCCAACAAAAGCTTGGATTCCTTTATCTTTG ATCAAACAAAATGTAAACGATTAGATTGGAATAGACGCTTCCATATTATTTGTGGAATTGCTAGAGGCCTTCTCTACCTTCATCAAGATTCCAGATTGAGGATTATACATAGAGATCTCAAAGCAAGTAATGTTTTACTTGATCAtgagatgaacccaaaaatatcaGACTTTGGCATGGCAAGACCTTTTGGTGGAGATCAGACCGAAGGAAATACAAATAAAGTGGTTGGGACTTT TGGCTACATGGCACCAGAATACGCTGTTGATGGGTTATTCTCAATAAAATCTGATGTATTTAGCTTTGGTGTCTTATTGCTCGAGATTGTAACGGGAAagaaaaatagaggatttttcCACCCAAACCACAGCCTTAACCTTCTTGGACAT GCATGGACATTGTGGAAAGAAGAAAGGCCGCTGGAATTAATTGATGGATTATATGAAGACTCCAGCTCTCTATTTGAAGTGTTACGGTGCATTCATATTGGTTTATTATGTGTTCAGCAACATCCCGAGGATAGGCCCATAATGTCATACGTGGTTCTAATGTTGGGCAGCGATGGTGCACTGCCTcaacctaaacaaccaggtttcTTCATCAATCGGAACCCACTTGAAGAAGTAGATTCTTCATCCAGCAAGAACAAATCATATTCAGCCAATGAGATTTCTGTTACTCTGCTTAATGCTCGATAG
- the LOC131151877 gene encoding G-type lectin S-receptor-like serine/threonine-protein kinase At4g27290 isoform X2, with amino-acid sequence MAIISLLFVTIELLCVFPKPNRAADAIRPTQFLRNGSTLVSNGGRFELGFFSPGSNPNRLYLGIWYKTIPVRRVVWVANRDKPIEHPPATLTLNGTGSLVLLGRNQSVVWSTISSKEAANPAAQLLDTGNFVLRDEQRDTNSYSANFLWQSFDYPSDTLLPGMKLGWDLRTGFVRRLTSWKSSDDPSPGELIYGVELHSYPEAVMRRGSTEIYRSGPWNGLRYSGAPELRPNPLFHFEFNANLEEVYYTYQLNNDSVISILVLNGTSSAGQRYIWIEDQKRWNLYVSLPRDNCDTYSLCGAYGICVINESPVCQCLKGFTPKSPGKWNNMNWSQGCARNKPLKCGKGDGFAKFDGLKLPDTTHSWVNRSMNLKECRAMCLANCSCVAYTKSDIRGGGSGCAMWFGDLMDMRQLPIGGQELCIRMPDSELGANHFSMKQLVIIVAVIAVYFGIIIVGYCICRRRRKTKENDIRNNYNNERQERDLEMPSFDLASIVNATSNFSVDKKLGEGGFGPVYKGVLLDGQEIAVKRLSMSSGQGVNEFKNEVTLIAKLQHRNLVKFLGCCIEGDERMLIYEYMPNKSLDFFIFDETKGKLLDWSKRYHIIFGIARGLLYLHQDSRLRIIHRDLKASNVLLDNEMNAKISDFGLARCFGSSQTMANTIRVVGTYGYMAPEYVVDGLFSIKSDVFSFGVLLLEIVIGKKNRGFYHSSHNLNLIGHAWRLWKEGRALELVNGEPYEVSCHVPTILRCIHVGLLCVQQQPEDRPNMSSVLLLLSSEGTLPQPNQPGFFVDRSPVEVAEYSSNKYTPSSSTNDITITHLEAR; translated from the exons ATGGCAATCATTTCTCTTCTGTTTGTGACTATAGAGTTGCTCTGTGTTTTCCCGAAACCCAACCGTGCAGCTGATGCAATTAGGCCTACCCAATTTTTGAGGAATGGCAGCACCTTGGTTTCCAACGGAGGACGCTTCGAACTGGGTTTCTTCAGCCCAGGCAGCAATCCCAACAGGCTCTACTTGGGAATCTGGTACAAAACCATCCCTGTTAGAAGAGTTGTCTGGGTTGCAAACAGAGACAAACCCATCGAACACCCTCCCGCCACGCTGACCTTAAACGGCACCGGCAGTCTCGTGCTCCTCGGCCGCAATCAGAGCGTTGTTTGGTCTACAATTTCATCAAAAGAGGCCGCCAATCCTGCAGCACAGCTCCTGGATACGGGAAATTTTGTCCTGAGAGATGAGCAGAGGGACACAAATTCCTACAGTGCTAATTTTTTGTGGCAAAGCTTCGACTACCCATCTGATACTCTGCTTCCAGGGATGAAGCTTGGATGGGACTTAAGGACCGGTTTCGTCCGCCGCCTGACGTCGTGGAAGAGCTCCGATGACCCGTCTCCGGGCGAGCTCATTTACGGAGTGGAACTTCACAGTTACCCTGAAGCCGTGATGAGGAGAGGGTCAACGGAGATCTACCGGAGTGGGCCGTGGAATGGCCTCCGATACAGTGGAGCTCCCGAGCTCAGGCCCAACCCGCTTTTTCATTTCGAGTTCAATGCCAATTTAGAGGAAGTCTACTACACTTACCAGCTTAACAATGACTCCGTCATTTCCATACTGGTTTTGAACGGAACATCCTCCGCGGGGCAGCGTTATATTTGGATTGAAGATCAAAAGAGATGGAACCTTTACGTGTCACTACCAAGAGACAACTGCGACACTTACAGCCTGTGCGGTGCTTACGGAATTTGTGTCATCAATGAGTCGCCGGTTTGCCAGTGTCTGAAGGGATTTACGCCCAAATCGCCTGGGAAATGGAACAACATGAATTGGTCACAGGGGTGTGCGAGAAACAAACCATTGAAGTGTGGGAAAGGAGATGGGTTTGCCAAATTTGATGGGTTGAAATTGCCGGACACTACACATAGTTGGGTGAACAGAAGCATGAATCTTAAGGAATGCAGGGCCATGTGCTTAGCCAATTGTTCCTGTGTGGCTTACACCAAGTCAGATATTAGGGGTGGAGGCAGTGGCTGTGCCATGTGGTTTGGTGACTTGATGGATATGCGGCAGCTTCCGATCGGCGGGCAGGAGCTGTGTATTCGAATGCCGGACTCTGAATTGG GGGCAAATCACTTCTCAATGAAGCAGTTAGTGATAATTGTAGCTGTCATTGCCGTTTATTTTGGGATTATTATAGTCGGCTACTGCATCTGCAGGAGGAGGAGAAAGACGAAAG AGAACGATATAAGAAATAATTACAACAATGAAAGGCAAGAGAGAGACTTAGAGATGCCATCATTTGACCTAGCTAGCATAGTTAATGCCACTAGTAACTTTTCAGTTGACAAGAAGCTTGGAGAAGGTGGTTTTGGACCTGTGTACAAG GGCGTATTACTAGATGGTCAAGAAATTGCTGTGAAGAGACTTTCTATGAGTTCTGGACAAGGAGTGAACGAGTTCAAAAATGAAGTTACACTTATTGCAAAGCTTCAACACCGAAATCTTGTAAAGTTTCTAGGTTGTTGCATTGAAGGAGATGAAAGGATGTTGATTTATGAATACATGCCTAACAAAAGTTTGGACTTCTTTATATTTG ATGAAACAAAAGGTAAACTATTGGATTGGTCAAAGCGTTACCACATCATTTTCGGAATTGCTCGAGGGCTTCTATATCTTCATCAAGATTCTAGATTGAGAATTATCCATAGAGATTTGAAAGCAAGTAATGTCTTACTTGACAATGAGATGAATGCAAAGATTTCAGATTTTGGCTTAGCTAGATGTTTTGGAAGCAGTCAGACTATGGCAAACACAATTAGAGTCGTTGGAACTTA TGGTTATATGGCACCGGAATATGTTGTCGATGGATTGTTCTCTATAAAATCTGATGTCTTTAGCTTCGGTGTTTTATTGCTCGAGATAGTAATTGGAAAGAAAAATAGAGGATTTTATCACTCAAGCCACAACCTTAACCTTATTGGACAT GCATGGAGATTATGGAAAGAGGGCAGAGCTTTGGAGTTGGTTAATGGTGAACCATATGAGGTCTCATGCCATGTTCCAACAATCCTAAGATGCATTCATGTCGGTCTCTTGTGTGTGCAACAACAGCCTGAGGACAGGCCAAACATGTCTTCTGTACTACTACTGTTGAGCAGTGAAGGCACATTACCTCAGCCCAACCAACCTGGCTTTTTCGTGGATAGAAGTCCAGTTGAAGTGGCCGAATACTCTTCTAACAAATACACACCGTCGTCTTCTACCAATGATATTACTATTACGCATTTGGAGGCTCGATAG
- the LOC131151890 gene encoding G-type lectin S-receptor-like serine/threonine-protein kinase At4g27290 isoform X2, translating into MDIICSLFVSIELLYVLPKISYAADTISASQPLSDGRTLISKQGSFELGFFSPGDSGEKYVGIWYKNIPVKTVVWVANRDKPINGSAGALMINTAGSLILHDQNGSIVWSSNASSLKLPQNPVLQLLDSGNLVLRNEKDDNSESYLWQSFDYPSDTLLPGMKLGSDLSTGLNRQLSSWKNPDDPSAGEFTYRIDLYSYPDAAVWKLSSKYFRCGPWNGLRFSGVPELKPNPVFEFSFKSNQEEVYFTYDLKNKSMVSRLVLNQTSSSIERYVWIEDEQFWKLYASTPKDNCDVYGLCGAHGTCVISESPICQCLEKFKPKSPEKWNIMDWSEGCIRNTPLNCGNTDGFNKFTGLKLPDSANTWVNESMTLEECRAKCLKNCSCMAYTNADIRGGGSGCVMWFDDLTDMRQLAANGQDLYIRMPASELERRENSGEAGNEDLELPLLDLATVTSSTNNFSDDSKLGEGGFGPVYKGTLADGQEIAVKRLSKNSGQGLKEFKNEVILIAKLQHRNLVRLLGCCIQGEEKMLVYEYLPNKSLDSFIFDQTKCKRLDWNRRFHIICGIARGLLYLHQDSRLRIIHRDLKASNVLLDHEMNPKISDFGMARPFGGDQTEGNTNKVVGTFGYMAPEYAVDGLFSIKSDVFSFGVLLLEIVTGKKNRGFFHPNHSLNLLGHAWTLWKEERPLELIDGLYEDSSSLFEVLRCIHIGLLCVQQHPEDRPIMSYVVLMLGSDGALPQPKQPGFFINRNPLEEVDSSSSKNKSYSANEISVTLLNAR; encoded by the exons ATGGACATTATCTGTTCTCTATTTGTAAGTATAGAATTATTATATGTCCTCCCCAAGATCTCTTATGCAGCGGACACCATTAGTGCTTCCCAACCTTTGAGTGATGGCAGAACCTTAATTTCCAAACAAGGAAGTTTCGAACTGGGGTTCTTCAGTCCGGGTGATTCCGGGGAAAAATACGTGGGAATCTGGTACAAGAACATCCCGGTTAAAACAGTTGTTTGGGTAGCAAACCGTGACAAACCAATCAATGGCTCAGCTGGTGCGCTGATGATCAACACCGCTGGCAGTCTCATACTTCATGATCAGAATGGGAGTATTGTTTGGTCATCAAATGCAAGCTCGTTGAAACTACCCCAGAACCCAGTACTGCAGCTACTGGATTCTGGAAATCTCGTCCTAAGAAACGAGAAAGATGATAATTCAGAGAGTTATTTGTGGCAGAGCTTCGACTATCCATCGGATACTTTATTGCCGGGAATGAAACTAGGGTCGGACTTGAGTACTGGTCTCAATCGGCAGCTATCATCTTGGAAGAACCCGGATGATCCGTCTGCAGGAGAATTCACTTATAGGATAGATCTTTACAGTTATCCTGATGCTGCTGTGTGGAAACTCTCCTCCAAGTACTTTCGGTGTGGCCCGTGGAATGGCCTTCGATTCAGCGGCGTCCCTGAGCTAAAACCAAACCCAGTTTTTGAGTTCAGTTTCAAGTCTAATCAGGAAGAGGTGTACTTCACTTATGATCTAAAAAATAAATCTATGGTCTCGAGGTTGGTCTTGAACCAAACCAGCAGCTCAATAGAGCGCTATGTGTGGATTGAAGACGAACAATTTTGGAAGCTCTATGCGTCGACACCAAAGGACAACTGTGATGTCTATGGCCTGTGTGGTGCTCATGGAACTTGTGTGATCAGTGAGTCACCCATCTGCCAATGTTTGGAAAAATTCAAGCCTAAATCACCAGAAAAATGGAACATAATGGACTGGTCTGAAGGATGCATACGCAATACGCCATTGAACTGTGGGAACACTGACGGGTTTAACAAATTTACAGGCCTGAAACTGCCAGACAGCGCAAATACTTGGGTGAATGAAAGTATGACTCTTGAGGAATGCAGGGCCAAATGCTTGAAAAATTGTTCTTGTATGGCTTATACCAACGCGGACATTAGAGGAGGAGGCAGCGGCTGCGTTATGTGGTTTGATGACCTGACTGATATGAGGCAGCTTGCTGCTAATGGTCAGGACCTCTATATTCGAATGCCTGCTTCGGAATTAG AGAGAAGAGAAAACAGCGGAGAAGCTGGGAACGAAGACCTGGAACTACCTTTATTGGACTTGGCTACAGTGACTAGTTCTACTAATAACTTCTCAGATGACAGCAAGCTTGGAGAAGGTGGTTTTGGACCTGTCTACAAG ggtaCGCTGGCAGATGGCCAAGAAATTGCAGTGAAGAGGCTTTCGAAGAATTCTGGACAGGGATTGAAGGAGTTCAAAAATGAAGTAATACTAATTGCCAAACTTCAGCACCGAAATCTGGTTAGGCTTCTCGGTTGTTGCATTCAAGGGGAAGAAAAGATGTTGGTTTATGAGTATTTGCCCAACAAAAGCTTGGATTCCTTTATCTTTG ATCAAACAAAATGTAAACGATTAGATTGGAATAGACGCTTCCATATTATTTGTGGAATTGCTAGAGGCCTTCTCTACCTTCATCAAGATTCCAGATTGAGGATTATACATAGAGATCTCAAAGCAAGTAATGTTTTACTTGATCAtgagatgaacccaaaaatatcaGACTTTGGCATGGCAAGACCTTTTGGTGGAGATCAGACCGAAGGAAATACAAATAAAGTGGTTGGGACTTT TGGCTACATGGCACCAGAATACGCTGTTGATGGGTTATTCTCAATAAAATCTGATGTATTTAGCTTTGGTGTCTTATTGCTCGAGATTGTAACGGGAAagaaaaatagaggatttttcCACCCAAACCACAGCCTTAACCTTCTTGGACAT GCATGGACATTGTGGAAAGAAGAAAGGCCGCTGGAATTAATTGATGGATTATATGAAGACTCCAGCTCTCTATTTGAAGTGTTACGGTGCATTCATATTGGTTTATTATGTGTTCAGCAACATCCCGAGGATAGGCCCATAATGTCATACGTGGTTCTAATGTTGGGCAGCGATGGTGCACTGCCTcaacctaaacaaccaggtttcTTCATCAATCGGAACCCACTTGAAGAAGTAGATTCTTCATCCAGCAAGAACAAATCATATTCAGCCAATGAGATTTCTGTTACTCTGCTTAATGCTCGATAG
- the LOC131151877 gene encoding G-type lectin S-receptor-like serine/threonine-protein kinase At4g27290 isoform X1, translating into MAIISLLFVTIELLCVFPKPNRAADAIRPTQFLRNGSTLVSNGGRFELGFFSPGSNPNRLYLGIWYKTIPVRRVVWVANRDKPIEHPPATLTLNGTGSLVLLGRNQSVVWSTISSKEAANPAAQLLDTGNFVLRDEQRDTNSYSANFLWQSFDYPSDTLLPGMKLGWDLRTGFVRRLTSWKSSDDPSPGELIYGVELHSYPEAVMRRGSTEIYRSGPWNGLRYSGAPELRPNPLFHFEFNANLEEVYYTYQLNNDSVISILVLNGTSSAGQRYIWIEDQKRWNLYVSLPRDNCDTYSLCGAYGICVINESPVCQCLKGFTPKSPGKWNNMNWSQGCARNKPLKCGKGDGFAKFDGLKLPDTTHSWVNRSMNLKECRAMCLANCSCVAYTKSDIRGGGSGCAMWFGDLMDMRQLPIGGQELCIRMPDSELGANHFSMKQLVIIVAVIAVYFGIIIVGYCICRRRRKTKENAENDIRNNYNNERQERDLEMPSFDLASIVNATSNFSVDKKLGEGGFGPVYKGVLLDGQEIAVKRLSMSSGQGVNEFKNEVTLIAKLQHRNLVKFLGCCIEGDERMLIYEYMPNKSLDFFIFDETKGKLLDWSKRYHIIFGIARGLLYLHQDSRLRIIHRDLKASNVLLDNEMNAKISDFGLARCFGSSQTMANTIRVVGTYGYMAPEYVVDGLFSIKSDVFSFGVLLLEIVIGKKNRGFYHSSHNLNLIGHAWRLWKEGRALELVNGEPYEVSCHVPTILRCIHVGLLCVQQQPEDRPNMSSVLLLLSSEGTLPQPNQPGFFVDRSPVEVAEYSSNKYTPSSSTNDITITHLEAR; encoded by the exons ATGGCAATCATTTCTCTTCTGTTTGTGACTATAGAGTTGCTCTGTGTTTTCCCGAAACCCAACCGTGCAGCTGATGCAATTAGGCCTACCCAATTTTTGAGGAATGGCAGCACCTTGGTTTCCAACGGAGGACGCTTCGAACTGGGTTTCTTCAGCCCAGGCAGCAATCCCAACAGGCTCTACTTGGGAATCTGGTACAAAACCATCCCTGTTAGAAGAGTTGTCTGGGTTGCAAACAGAGACAAACCCATCGAACACCCTCCCGCCACGCTGACCTTAAACGGCACCGGCAGTCTCGTGCTCCTCGGCCGCAATCAGAGCGTTGTTTGGTCTACAATTTCATCAAAAGAGGCCGCCAATCCTGCAGCACAGCTCCTGGATACGGGAAATTTTGTCCTGAGAGATGAGCAGAGGGACACAAATTCCTACAGTGCTAATTTTTTGTGGCAAAGCTTCGACTACCCATCTGATACTCTGCTTCCAGGGATGAAGCTTGGATGGGACTTAAGGACCGGTTTCGTCCGCCGCCTGACGTCGTGGAAGAGCTCCGATGACCCGTCTCCGGGCGAGCTCATTTACGGAGTGGAACTTCACAGTTACCCTGAAGCCGTGATGAGGAGAGGGTCAACGGAGATCTACCGGAGTGGGCCGTGGAATGGCCTCCGATACAGTGGAGCTCCCGAGCTCAGGCCCAACCCGCTTTTTCATTTCGAGTTCAATGCCAATTTAGAGGAAGTCTACTACACTTACCAGCTTAACAATGACTCCGTCATTTCCATACTGGTTTTGAACGGAACATCCTCCGCGGGGCAGCGTTATATTTGGATTGAAGATCAAAAGAGATGGAACCTTTACGTGTCACTACCAAGAGACAACTGCGACACTTACAGCCTGTGCGGTGCTTACGGAATTTGTGTCATCAATGAGTCGCCGGTTTGCCAGTGTCTGAAGGGATTTACGCCCAAATCGCCTGGGAAATGGAACAACATGAATTGGTCACAGGGGTGTGCGAGAAACAAACCATTGAAGTGTGGGAAAGGAGATGGGTTTGCCAAATTTGATGGGTTGAAATTGCCGGACACTACACATAGTTGGGTGAACAGAAGCATGAATCTTAAGGAATGCAGGGCCATGTGCTTAGCCAATTGTTCCTGTGTGGCTTACACCAAGTCAGATATTAGGGGTGGAGGCAGTGGCTGTGCCATGTGGTTTGGTGACTTGATGGATATGCGGCAGCTTCCGATCGGCGGGCAGGAGCTGTGTATTCGAATGCCGGACTCTGAATTGG GGGCAAATCACTTCTCAATGAAGCAGTTAGTGATAATTGTAGCTGTCATTGCCGTTTATTTTGGGATTATTATAGTCGGCTACTGCATCTGCAGGAGGAGGAGAAAGACGAAAG AAAATGCAGAGAACGATATAAGAAATAATTACAACAATGAAAGGCAAGAGAGAGACTTAGAGATGCCATCATTTGACCTAGCTAGCATAGTTAATGCCACTAGTAACTTTTCAGTTGACAAGAAGCTTGGAGAAGGTGGTTTTGGACCTGTGTACAAG GGCGTATTACTAGATGGTCAAGAAATTGCTGTGAAGAGACTTTCTATGAGTTCTGGACAAGGAGTGAACGAGTTCAAAAATGAAGTTACACTTATTGCAAAGCTTCAACACCGAAATCTTGTAAAGTTTCTAGGTTGTTGCATTGAAGGAGATGAAAGGATGTTGATTTATGAATACATGCCTAACAAAAGTTTGGACTTCTTTATATTTG ATGAAACAAAAGGTAAACTATTGGATTGGTCAAAGCGTTACCACATCATTTTCGGAATTGCTCGAGGGCTTCTATATCTTCATCAAGATTCTAGATTGAGAATTATCCATAGAGATTTGAAAGCAAGTAATGTCTTACTTGACAATGAGATGAATGCAAAGATTTCAGATTTTGGCTTAGCTAGATGTTTTGGAAGCAGTCAGACTATGGCAAACACAATTAGAGTCGTTGGAACTTA TGGTTATATGGCACCGGAATATGTTGTCGATGGATTGTTCTCTATAAAATCTGATGTCTTTAGCTTCGGTGTTTTATTGCTCGAGATAGTAATTGGAAAGAAAAATAGAGGATTTTATCACTCAAGCCACAACCTTAACCTTATTGGACAT GCATGGAGATTATGGAAAGAGGGCAGAGCTTTGGAGTTGGTTAATGGTGAACCATATGAGGTCTCATGCCATGTTCCAACAATCCTAAGATGCATTCATGTCGGTCTCTTGTGTGTGCAACAACAGCCTGAGGACAGGCCAAACATGTCTTCTGTACTACTACTGTTGAGCAGTGAAGGCACATTACCTCAGCCCAACCAACCTGGCTTTTTCGTGGATAGAAGTCCAGTTGAAGTGGCCGAATACTCTTCTAACAAATACACACCGTCGTCTTCTACCAATGATATTACTATTACGCATTTGGAGGCTCGATAG